GTGCCAACGGGATGTCCTTGGCCGGATCGGTGGTCGTCCATTTGATGCCGACCAGACGCTCGCCCGGCTTGCGCTCCAGCATCGGCGCCTGGTGCGGACTGCGGGCGATGTCGATGTAGGCCGCGCTGTGGAAGGTGCGCTGCGCGTCGCGCTCCAGCATGTAGAAGAGATCAAAGGATTGCGCCCGGACATCCACCGCCGGGATGCGCTCGCCATGGGTGAAGGCGCCGGCCACCCCCTTGCCAAGCGCGCACAAGGATTTCATCCGACGGTCGCAGAGGATGTAGGCGGTCATGCCGCGTTCATGGAAATAGGCGGCATAGCGCAGACACTGGATGACGTCGCCAAAGCCGGATTCCCCGTTGATGAGGATGCGGCTTCCTGGCCGGATGGTGCCGTCCCAGATCGGCACCGGCAGGTAGCTCTTCCACCAGTGCAGCGGGGCATAGTCGTATTTGTGGGGCAGGAGGGTCTCGAACGCCTCCCACCGCCCCAAGCGGAACATCAGGTGCATCAGCATCAAAAGCGCATAGGCGCGGGTGCTGGCATCGGCGGCGGCGGCGGCGGCGCGGCGGTACAGCCCGGCGGCATCCTCAAAGCCGCCGCCCATCTCGGTGGCATAGCCCAGATTGAACCACAAATCATGGCGACCGGGGTCGAAGGCCAGAGCGACGCCGCCAAAGCGGACAGCCTCAGCATGCTTGCCCTGTTTGGGCAGCCGGGCTGCCCGGTTGCCGAAATGCAGCAGGAGCTGCGTGTAGGCCCCGGGCACCGCCGGCAACCGGCTCAGCAGCGGAGCCACCGCCTCGACATGGTGCTGCGGATCATCGGGTGCCCGATCCAGGGCGTCCAGCCACAGTTTGGTCACGCTGGCCAGGCTGGTGGCGACAGCGGGGGTGATGCCGTGCCGCTCGGCCAGAAGCGTCAGCTGCTCCAGCCCATCGAGCAGGCGCCCGTCCTGGATGAGGAGAATGGCGGCGTTGTGCAGCGCGTCTGGATGCTCCGGCTCGGCCTGCAGGACCGCCGCATACATGAGGCGCGCCAGCAGGGAATGGCCGGCGCGGTGGTGGTGGGTTGCGTCCGCCAGCCTCGGCGGGCGTCCTTGGGCGAGCGCGGTCATTCCAAGGGGCAAGGCGCCCGCTTCCAGCGCGGCACGCAGATGCTCGGCATCGCCCTTGCCCGGCGCGTCGGCGGGGATGGTGCGGCAAAGGGCCAGGGCGAGGGCCAGGGCGCCCTCGCGGTCGCCGGCAAGAGCGATGCGGGTGGCCGCCAGCAGCTGGTCTGCGATGGGCTGCAGCGGAGGCGGCGTCATCAGGATCGTCACAGCAGAACAAGCCCGGTGTGGGCTCCTCCTTGTCCAGGGGATGCCGCAGATAGGCCCAGACGGGCACGGAGCAGTGAAGCAAATTGGGCAACCGCGAGCCAGGGCACCTCCCCGACCTCCCGGTCGTTGTTCTCCGGCCCATGGCCAATGGCATTGCCATGTCGGCTGTGGTCCCGGTAGACCAGTCCACCCGTCTTGCCCTCGGCCCCGACATAGGCCAGTTGCTTCAGTTCGGCCAGCATCTGGTAATCATAGTGGTGGACGCCGGTCGGGAAGAATTCTAGGACCCCGCCATGCGGCGGCAGCCACAAGAGATTGGTCAAGCCATTGCCATGCACGCCGATCACGGCGTCATAGCCGGCGGTGGTTGTGATCTGCGCCTCCCACGGCAGGGCGGCATAGTCGACGACATCGACCCGCAGTCCGAACTCGGGAAGCCGGGCCAGCAAGTCGCGCTCGGCCGCCTCGCTGAGACAGCGGGGGGGCGGGCGCCGGACATACAGCGCGCATGGGCCGTCTTTCCGGGCCATGGCCGGCGTGCGCGCTGCAACGCCCAGCGCGCGGAAGACCGTGTCCACCAGAGACGACGTCGACCGGCCGGCAATCCACTGCAGCGGTTCCAGAAACTTGTTGATGGCGGTGACCGCGAGGTTGCGATCGATCAGCAGCACATTCTCCAGCCTCTCCGGCGGGCAGGATGACGGGGTGTCGATGCGGACGTTTGGATAGAGGAGGGTCATCAGCCCGCGTTGGATGTGGTGCTGGCGCGGGTTGGTCCAATGCGGAGTGGCGAAAAGGATGCGGCGGATGGCGCCTTGCGTCAGGAAGGTCTGCTCGGCGGTCCACAGCGCCAGCAACATCTCCATGAAGTGGAAGTAGTGGTACAGGTAACCGTGGTCGTTGATGATGACCGTCGCAGTGCGGAAGCCGCGGGCCTGCTCCAGGGAGGGGATCGGGTCGATCAGCCGGATGCGGACATCGCTTCCCTCCCCCGGCCGATGGATTTCGGCCTCGCGGTACAGCCGGAATGGCATCTGGTCGTGGGGCTGTGGCATGGCCGGAGGCTTCTTGCGAACAGAGAAAAAACGCGTGCAGGGGCAGCTTACGCCACCAGATCGGGGTTGGGCTTGACCCTGCCAGGGTCCACCGGCGCCGGCACGTCGAAATTGACCAGGCTGCGGACGGTGTAGTGGCTCTTGCCTTGCGATTCGAAATAGACCCGGACCAGAAGCTCGGCCAGCAACCCCATCAGGATGCACATCACGCCGGTGATGATGCCCATCGTCACCATCAGCGGCAGCGGCGTCATGATGAAGGACACCCCCTCCACCAGCTTCAGGTAAAGGGCATAGGCCCCCGCCAGGAAAGACAGCCCCATGAACATCAGCCCGGCGAGCCCGAAGATGTAAATGGGCTTGGTCTCATACTGGGTCAGGAACTTCACGACCACGAGGTCGAGCACCACCTTGGCAATCCTCTCCAACCCGTATTTGGAGGTGCCGAAACGGCGGGGATGGTGGGTCACCGGAATCTCGGCCAACCGCGCGCCCTGCCAACGGGCATAGATCGGCACGAAGCGGTGCATCTCGCCGTAAAGCCGGAAGCCCTGCAGCATCTCGCGCCGGTAGGCCTTCAGCGTGCAGCCATAGTCATTGAGATGGACCCCTGAGATCACAGAGATCAGCTTGTTGGCGATCATGCTGGGCAGAACGCGCTTGGTGAAGCCATCCTGCCGGTCGCGGCGCCAGCCCGACACCACGTCATAGCCCTCATCCAGCTTGGTGATGAGGGTGTGGATGTCGGCTGGATCGTTTTGCAGGTCGCCATCCATCGGCACGATCACGTCGCCCCGCGCATGATCGATGCCGGCCATCATCGCCGCGGTCTGGCCGACGTTGCGCCGGAAATTGATGACGCGCACCCGCCGCTCCCCGGCCGCCACCGCCATCAGCCGGGCCTCGGTGGCGTCGGTGCTGCCGTCGTTGATGAAGATGACCTCGAAGCTCCGCCCGATCGCCTTCAGGGCCGGCAGCAGCGCCTCGCACAGGGGCTGAATGTTGTCCGCCTCGTTGTAGACCGGAATCAGGACCGACAGGTCGAGCGTGTGGGAAAACGGCGAGAGGGAAGTCGGCATGGGAGAGGCCGCGTGCGAGGAGAAAGACATCCGATGCATCCGCTGTGATCGGGCCGGATGGGCGCTGGTCCAAGCCGGCTCGGCGATCCCTCATATGCCTTGTTGCCCGCCTGCGATGCAACGCGAAAAGCCCGGTGGTCCCGACGCGGATCACGCGTCCTTCAGCGCAAGCAGATCGACGGCAAGACCAACGGCGGCCATGAGGATTTGGAAGGCGAACAGGGCGAGCGCCAGGGCGAGCGCCCGGTCGGGGGCGACGCCGAACGGCATCAGCAACCCGACCAGCGACGCCTCGCGCAAGCCGATGCCGCCAATGGTGACCGGTGCCAGCAGCAACACGCTGAGCGCCCCGATGACCACGCACCACGCGGCAAGGCCGAGCTGGATGCCCAGCGCTTGGGCGAACAGCAGGCTGCCGGCGACCGCCAGCCCCTGCGACAAAAGGCCGTAGGCGAGCGAGAACAGCACCGTTTGCGGCTGGCCCGCCTGGCTTCGCCAAGCCTCCAGGAACTGGCCCATCCGCCGGCCAAGCCAGAACCGGATGGCGAATCCGTGTCCGTCCCGTTCCCCGATTCCACCGAGCCAGCGCTGGGTGGGCGCCCAACCGAAGAGGGCGGTAACCGCCAGCAGACCGGCCAGCATCATGCCGGCCAGCCACAGCATGCCATCGCCAAAGCGCTGGTGCTCGGCCACAAGGCCGGCGACGGTCAGCAGAAGGATCGCTGCGATGGCGGTCAGCTTGTCCACCACCACGGCGCAGACGATGCGCATGCCGGCCGTTCCCGGCAGGCGGCTGAGCCGATAGGCTTTCACCGCCTCGCCGGCGATCTGGCCGGGCAGCAGCAGCGCGTAGGCCTGGGTGGCCAAGGTGTAGCCGAACAGAGAGGCGGCCGAGCGCTCCGGCAGCAGCAGCCCCAGCTTCACGGCGTTGACGCCATGGGTGGCGAGGAACAGCGCGGCGGCAACGGCGGCATAGCGGAGATCCGCCGCCGCCAGCTGGTCCAGCGCCGCGGCAAGATCGACCCGGGTGGCGACAATCAGCAGGATGAGGATGCCGACACCCAGCTTCAGCACATAGCCCACGCGTCCGCGGATCATCCGGGGCGCCTCCCTCACTCCACTGGATTTCCGGCGGCGGCGGCGACCGCCGTCCAATCCACCAGCGGGGACAACAGCGCCGGCTCACCATGGGTCGAGCGGCCGGGAACGGTGGTCAGCACGGTGCGGCCGCGGCTGACCAGATTGACGAAGACGGCGAAATCGTCGGGATGGCGGCTGCTGGTGTAACGGTCGAACAGCGGCTTGTCCTGGCGCAGGGTGCCGACCCGCACGGCAAAGGTCATGGTCGTGCTGGTGGTGAATTTCCAATGCGACGAGGCGGTCAGGATCAGCCGCGTCACCTCGCCGCCATGGCTGACCACCGGATTGCCGCCGAAGGCGGGAGCCTTGTACTTGTCGGCATGGTCGTAAAGGCTGACATAGTCGGCGCGCTCCAACCCCTCCAGCAAGGTGGTGCCGGCACCCGGCAGGTGCAGGTAATCGTCCTCGATGAAGTAGACGGGCTCGGCGTCATCCTGCGCGAGCGCCAGGTCGCGGGCGTAAATCCAGGACGGGCCATTGCCCAGGCTGGTGCGGTGGATGCGGACGGCGTCTGGCTGGCCGAAATAGGCCGCCGCCTCCTGCTCGATCATCGCCACCGTCTCATCCCGGCAGTTGTCGGCCACCACGCTCATCCGGCCGGGCAGCGGGGCCACCATGCGCAGGAAGTTGCGCAGGCAGGTGCGCTTGCCGGCGATCTTCGGCTTGGGATAGCCGCCGTCGCTGATCCGGTAGAGGATGTTGAGCGGACCGGGGCACGGCGGCCGGCGGCCGGCCAGGGCGTCGAGACTTGACAAGGCGCAATGGAGATCGGACAGGCGCACCGGCTGGTGCGGCCCCTGGCCGGTGCTGCGGCGCAGCCCTTCGATGGCGCTCTCACCGTCGCCGATCAGGCCGCTGAGCAACCCCAGGGCGCGCCAGCCCTCCAGCCAGTCGGGCCGCAGGCCCACCGTCCTGCGATAGGCGGCGGCGGCGGCGGCATAGCGGCCCGCGCGCTGGGCGGTGCCGGCCAAACCGGCCAGGGCCTCAGCCAGATCGGGCTGCAGGGCCAGGGCGCGGCGGAAGGCCTGCTCCGCATCGGGCTTGTCCTGGGCCAGGAGCACTTGGGCGAGGGCGGTCCACACCGGCACCAGATCCGGCCGCGCCGTGATGAGCGGACGCAGGACCGCTTCGGCGTCGGCCGGGCGCCCGTCGGCGCGGTGGCGTTGGGCCAGGGCGAAGGCGTCCTGGAGGGCGGACGGCTGCGAATGGCCGCTGGGGGTGTCCATGATCGGCGCCTCGGCCTTGCTCACTGGAGTTCGGAAACGAAGTTTTCGGCAAAGGTCCGCCAGCTGCGCTCGCCGCGGATGAAGCGCTGCGCCCGGTCGGCGCGCGCGCGGGCCGCCTGCCGGTCGGTGTAGAGCCGCTCCAACTGGTCGACCAGTTCATCGACCGAGGATTCTCCCCAGCCGATGCGGCTGCCGTCACGGTCGGGCACCGGCCGCTGGTCGTCGAGCCGCAGGCAGACGTCGCCGCCGACGGACCGGCTTTCCATCAGGTCCATATGGCCGGTGTTGGCCGAGAGGACGACCGGGACGCCGCAGGCCATCGCCTCCATGGCCACCAGGTTGGTCGCCCCCTCGCAGCGGTTGGGGAAGACCGCGGCATGGCAGTCGGCCAACACGCCGGCGATCTGGTGGCGGCCCAGGAAACCGAGATCGAGGAAATTGTCCTCGCCAGCCCCGTTCTCGAACGCCCAGCTCCGGATGTCGATCCGGTTGTCGCGCACCCGCGGCGGGTGGGGAGCCAACGGAGATTCGGCCATCGTCATGCCGACGCCAGTCCAGGCGTTCTGCCAAGCGGTGACCAGGAGCGCGTCGGGATGGCGGGCGTGGAAGCGCAGGAAGGCGGCCAGCACGATGTCCTGGCCCTTGCGGAATTCCAGCTTGCCGCCGGAGAAGATGACGAAGCGGTCGCCGAAGCGCCGTGACGGTGGCGGCATCACCAGCTCGCTGCTGTCCACCCCTTGGAGCGCGTAACCGAGATTGGTGAAGCCCTGCTCTTCGAGAAGGCGCCGGTTGTAGGTGGAGTGGACGATGATCTTGTCATATTGGCGGGCGCGTTCCAGCACGGCGGCGTCGAAACGCGTGCTCTCATAGGCGATGACACCGATGTTGCGCCGACCACGGAAGCGCTCGCTGGCCGGACCGGCCTCAAAGCCGTTGCCGAGCGCATGCAACACGTCGATGTCCTGTAGGAGCAACGTCTTGCCGCTGTGCTGGGCGGCCAGGCTCATGGCCCGGTCGTAAGGGGGCAGCAGAGACTGGAGCTTGTCCCGGTTTTCCGGCCGCAGGCTGCTCATCAACGGCTTTTCCAGCAGAAGCGGCGGGCGGTCCTGCTCGGTCAAGTACAAGGCGGTGTGGACACCGACCAGTCCCCAGCCGTGGATTTCGGTGAGCTGCCAGGTAAACGCCAGATAAGGGAGCATGAACGGGGGCCTCGGATTGCCGTGCCACGGGCCGGGGGCGCCGCGTGTTGCGCGGGCGACCATTCCGCGCCCGGCCGAGGCTTGTCAAGACAGGATGCAGCCCGGCGGTGGTTGCTGGGGTTAAGGCAAAAAGAAAGGGGCGCCCGAAGGCGCCCCTCCCCTTGGATCAGGCGTTTGCCCGCGATCAGCCGAGGCTGATGTCGCCGGTGCCCAGCAGGGCGCTGTTGAAGCGGCCCAGCAGACGGGCTTCGGTCGCGCTGACCTGGCCATCCCCGTTCGAGTCGACCACCAGGTAGAGCCCGGTGTTCGTCCCGTCGTTCGCCAGCACCAGGACGCTGTCGCCCGCCGAGGAGTTGGTCAGCGTGCCCAGAGCGGTGCGGAAGCTGGCCAGATCCGTGTCGGTCAGGCTCGACACCGCCGTGGACAGCGCCACGACCTCGTCGGTCGCCATGTTGACCGCACCCGACGCACGGGTCGCCCCATCCAGAGCGCCGCTGGCGTTCTGGTCGAGGAAGCTGCCCAGCGCACCGGTGATCGCAACCTTGTCCGTACCGGACTGGAAGTTGCTGATCGTGTCGAAGCCGGTGTTCGCACCAGCCGCACCACCTTCACCGCCCGTCGTGTAGACGATCTGGTCGGTGCCGGCACCCGACTGCAGGGTCACCGTATCGGCGCCGAGACCGCCGACGAAGCGGATCGACCCGCCCGTCACCGTCACGACATCCGAGCTCACGCCGCCGACCAGGCTTTCCACGCCCGACACCGACAGGGTGTTGGCAGTGTCGCCCAGACGGACGATGTCGGTGCCCGCGCTGCCCGCCAGCGTTTCGACACCGCGGGTGATCAGCGTGCCCGCCGAGCCCATGGTGACGACATCGGTGGCGGTGCCGCCGATCACGATCGACACGCCGGAGACCGTCAGCGTGTTGCCGGTGTCACCCAGGAACACGATGTCGCTGCTGGAGGTGCCGACCAGCGTCTCGATGCCGCGCAGGGCGATCGTGTTGCCCGTGGAGCCCAGCGTGACGACGTCGGTGCCCGAGCCGCCGACCAGGATTTCCACGGCGTTGGCCAGCATGGTGTTGCCGGTCGAGCCGAGGAAGACGATGTCGGTGTTGGTGCCACCGGTGAGCGTCTCCAGAGCCGAGACCGTCAGCGTGTTGGCCGTATCGCCCAGACGGACGATGTCGGTGCCCGTGCCGCCGGTCAGCGTCTCGACGCCGCGGGTGATCAGCGTGCCGCCGGCCGAGCCGAGGGTCACGATGTCCGTACCCGCACCACCGATCAGGATGTCGATCCCGTTGACCAGCAGCGTGTTGGCGATGTCGCCGAGGAAGACGATCTCGGTGCCGACGTTGCCGGTCAGCGTCTCGATGTCGCGCAGGGCGATGGTCGCTCCCGCACTGCCCAGCGTGACGACGTCGGTGCCCGAGCCGCCGACCAGGATTTCCACGGCGTTGGCCAGCATGGTGTTGCCGCCCGAGCCGAGGAAGACAATGTCGGTGTTGGTCCCACCGGTGAGCGTCTCCAGAGCCGAGACCGTCAGCGTGTTGGCCGTGTCGCCCAGCTGGACGATATCGGTCGTGGTGCTGCCGAGCAGGGTCTCGATCGCCCGGGTGATCAGCGTGTTGCCGGCGGTGCCGGACAGCGTGACCACGTCGGTGGCGGTGCCGCCGATCAGGATGTCGACACCGGCGATCGCCACCGTGTTGGTGGTGTCACCGAGGAAGACGATCTCGGTCCCGCTGTTGCCGATCAGGGTTTCGATGCCGCGCAGCGCCATCGTCGCACCGGCCGAGCCGATGGTGACGACGTCGGTGCCCGAGCCGCCGACCAGGATGTCCACGGCGTTGGCGAGCAGGGTGTTGCCGCCCGAGCCGAGGAAGACGATGTCGGTGCCGATGCCGCCCGTGAGCGTTTCCAGCGCCGAAACCGTCACGGTCTGACCGACCGAACCCAGGGTGACCACGTCCGCGCCGACGCCGCCCACCAGGGTCTCGACCACCGACACCAGCAGCGTGTTGCCGGCGGAGCCGAGCGTCACGATGTCGGTGCTGAGGCCACCCGTCAGGGTCTCAATGCCCGACACCACCAAGCTGTTGCTGGTGTTGCCGAGGATGACCGTGTCAGCCGCCACGCCGCCGATCAGCGTCTCGATGCCGCGGGTGACGATCGTGCTGCCGGTGCTGTTCAGCGTGACCAGGTCGTTGCCCGTGCCGCCGATCAGGATGTCGATGGCATTGGCGAGCAGGGTGTTGCCGCCCGAGCCGAGGAAGACGACCTCGGTGCCCGCCGCACCCACCAGGGTCTCGACCGCCGACACGGTGAGCGTGCTGCCGGTGGAGCCGATGGTGACCACGTCGGTGCCGGCACCGCCGAGCAGGGTTTCCAGCGCGGACACGGTCAGCGTGTTGCCAGCCGAGCCGAGCAGGATGTTGTCGATGGCCGTGCCGCCGACGACCGTCTCGACCGACGACAGCAGGACGTCGTTGCGGGTGTCACCCAGAACGATGGTGTCGGTGCCGGTGTTGCCGACCAGCGTCTCGATGCCGCGCATGATCAGCGTGGCGCTGCCGCTGGTCGAGCCGATGGTGACGACGTCGGTGCCGGTGCCGCCGATCAGAAGCTCGACCCCGCTCACCACCAGCGTGTTGCCGGTGTTGCCGAGGAAGACCAGATCGGTGCCGGCCCCACCTGTGATGGTTTCCAGAGCCGAGGCGAACACCGTGTTGCCGGCGGAGCCGAAGGTCACGATGTCGAGACCGGCGCCGCCGGTGATGGTCTCCAGCGCCGAGGCGAACACCGTGCTGCCGGCGGAGCCGAGCAGGATGACGTCGGTGGCCGCACCACCCACCAGGCTCTCGATGCCGGCGACGGTCATCGTGTTGCCGAGCAGGTTCAACCGGACCAGATCGGCGCCCGAGCTGCCCGTCAGGGTCTCCAGAGCCGACACCAGCAGCGTGGTGCCGCTCGTCCCAGCCAGGGTCACCACGTCGGTGGCGGTGCCGCCGAGGATCGACTCGAGGCCCGAAACCGTCAGGGTGTTGCCGGTGTCGCCCAGCAGGACGACGTCGGTGCCGGCCCCGCCGGTCAGGCTCTCGATGCCGCGCAGGGCGATCGTGTTGCCCGCCGAACCCAGCGTGATGATTTCCGTGCCGGCGCCGCCGACCAAGACCTCAACGGCCGAGGCGAGCAGGGTGTTGCCGGCCGAGCCGAGGAAGACGATGTCGCTGCCAGCGCCACCGGTGATGGTCTCGAGAGCCGAGGCCAACAGGGTGTTGCCGGCCGAGCCCAGCGTGACGACGTCGGTGCCGGTGTTGCCGGCCAGCGTCTCAACGGCCGAGACCAGCAGGGTCGAGCCGACGGTGCTGCCCAGGCTGATGACGTCGGTGGCGACGCCGCCGGCCAGGGTCTCCAGCGCGGTGACCAGGACGGTGTTGCCGGTGTCGGCCAGCGTGACGACGTCGGTGCCGACACCGCCGGTCAGGCTCTCGATGCCACGGACGATCAGCGTGTTGCCGAGCGTGCCGAGCGTGACGGCATCGGTGCCGGCCCCGCCAACCAAGATTTCAACGGCGGTGGCGACCAGCGTGTTGCCGGCGTTGCCGAGGAAGACGAGGTCGGTGCCAGCGCCACCGGTGATGGTCTCGAGAGCCGAGGCCAGCAGGGTGTTGCCGGCGGAGCCCAACGTGACGACGTCGGTGCCGGTGTTGCCGGCCAGCGTCTCAACGGCCGAGACCAGCAGGGTCGAGCCGACGGTGCTGCCCAGGCTGATGACGTCCGTCCCGGCGCCGCCGGTCAGGGTCTCCAACTCGGCCACGCGGACGGTGTTGCCCGAAGCGCCCAGCGTGACGACGTCGGTGGCGGTGCCGCCGGTCAGGGTCTCGAGGGCCGAAACCAGCAGGGTGTTGCCGGAGGTGCCCAGCGTGATGACGTCAGTGGCGACGCCGCCAGCCAGGGTCTCAAGCGAGGCGATCAGCAGGGTGTTGCCGGTGTCGGCCAGCGTGACGAGGTCAACGCCGGTGTTGCCGGTCACGGTCTCCAGGCCACGGACGATGATCGTGTTGCCGGAGGCATTGCCCAGCGTGAGGACGTCCGCGCCGGCGCCGCCGACCAGGACCTCGAGGGCCGAGGCGAGCAGGGTGTTGCCGGCCGAGCCGAGGAAGACGAGGTCGGTGCCTGCGCCACCGGTGATGGTCTCGAGAGCCGAGGCCAGCAGGGTGTTGCCGGCCGAGCCCAGCGTGACGACGTCGGTGCCGGTGTTGCCGGCCAGCGTCTCAACGGCCGAGACCAGCAGGGTCGAGCCGACGGTGCTGCCCAGGCTGATGACGTCCGTCCCGGCGCCGCCGGTCAGGGTCTCCAGCGAGGCGACCAGCAGGGTGTTGCCGGTGTCGGCCAGCGTGACGAGGTCGGTGCCGGTGTTGCCGAACAGGGTCTCCAGACCGCGGACCGTGACCGTGTTGTTGGTCAGGTTGTTCAGCGTGACGACGTCGGTGCCCGTTCCGCCGACCAGGACCTCGACGGCGGCGGCCAGCAGGGTGTTGCCGGCCGAGCCGAGGAAGACGAGGTCGGTGCCAGCGCCACCGGTGATGGTCTCGAGAGCCGAGGCCAGCAGGGTGTTGCCGGCGGAGCCCAACGTGACGACGTCGGTGCCGGTGTTGCCGGCCAGCGTCTCAACGGCCGAGACCAGCAGGGTCGAGCCGACGGTGCTGCCCAGGCTGATGACGTCCGTCCCGGCGCCGCCGGTCAGGGTCTCCAGCGAGGCGACCAACACGGTGTTGCCCGAAGCGCCCAGCGTGACGACGTCGGTGGCGGTGTTGCCGGTCAGGGTCTCGAGGGCCGAAACCAGCAGGGTGTTGCCGGAGGTGCCCAGCGTGATGACGTCGGTGGCGACGCCGCCAGCCAGGGTCTCCAGCGAGGCGATCAGCAGGGTGTTGCCGGTGTCGGCCAGCGTGACGAGGTCAACGCCGGTGTTGCCGGTCAGCGTCTCCAGACCGCGGACGACGATCGAGTTGCCGGTGGTGCCGCCCAGCGTGACGACGTCGGCGCCCGAGCTGCCGACCAGGATCTCGACGGCCGAGACCTGCATGGTGCTGCCGGCGGTGCCGGCGACGTAGACGAGGTCGCTACCAGCGCCACCGGTGATGGTCTCGAGAGCCGAGGCCAGCAGGGTGTTGCCGGTGGAGCCCAGCGTGACGACGTCGGTGCCGGTGTTACCGGCCAGCGTCTCAACGGCCGAGACCAGCAGGGTCGAGCCGACGGTGCTGCCCAGGCTGATGACGTCAGTGGCGGTGCCGCCGGCCAGGGTCTCGAGCGAGGCGACCAACACGGTGTTGCCGGTGTCGGCCAGCGTGACGATGTCGACGCTGCTGTTGCCGGTCAGGGTCTCCAGACCGCGGACTGTGATCGTGTTGCCGGTGGTGCCGCCCAGCGTGACGACGTCGGCACCCGTTCCGCCGACCAGGACCTCGACGGTCGAGACCTGCAGGGTGTTGCCGGCCGAGCCGAGGAAGACGAGGTCGGTGACAGAGCTGCCGGTGATGGTCTCGAGAGCCGAGGCCAGCAGGGTGTTGCCGGCCGAGCCCAGCGTGACGACGTCAGCGCCGGTGCCGCCGGTCAGCGTCTCGACGGCGTTGACCAGCAGCGTGTTGCCGATGGTGGTGCCGAGGGTGACGATGTCGGTGCCGGCGGTCGCGGTCAGCGTCTCCAGCGCCGAGACCAGCACGGTGCTGCCGGTGCCCGACAGGGTGAAGATGTCGGTGCCGGTGTTGCCGATCAGCGTTTCGACGGCCGACACCAGCATGGTGCTGCCGGCGGGGACGCCAATGGTGAGGACATCGACGGCGGCCGAGCCGGTCAGCGTTTCCAGCGCCGCAACGGTCAGCGTGCCGCCGGCCGAGCCAAGCGTGACGATGTCGGTGCCGACGCCGCCGGCCAGGGTCTCGATCAGATTGACCGTGATCGTGTTGCCGG
The DNA window shown above is from Azospirillum sp. TSA2s and carries:
- a CDS encoding calcium-binding protein, with product MTVATSGNIILVTGGDTLAVGGFSTLTGTTGTTDAFTVGSTIGSTMLVSALETLIGNIGNDIFTLSGGSTLLVDLLETLTGGTGTDVISVGSTTGSTVLVSALETLIGNSGTDIVTLDSSGNTLLVSALETLTGNIGRDIVTLGGTAGNTLTVTALETLTGSAAVDVLTISATTGSTMLVSAVETLIGNAGTDIFTLSGTGSTVLVSVLETLTATAGTDIVTLGTIGNTLLVNAVETLTGGTGTDVVTLGSGGNTVRVADLETLTGSAGIDVVTLGSTVGATLAVIGIETLIGGSGNDAIALGTAGNTITVNLIETLAGGVGTDIVTLGSAGGTLTVAALETLTGSAAVDVLTIGVPAGSTMLVSAVETLIGNTGTDIFTLSGTGSTVLVSALETLTATAGTDIVTLGTTIGNTLLVNAVETLTGGTGADVVTLGSAGNTLLASALETITGSSVTDLVFLGSAGNTLQVSTVEVLVGGTGADVVTLGGTTGNTITVRGLETLTGNSSVDIVTLADTGNTVLVASLETLAGGTATDVISLGSTVGSTLLVSAVETLAGNTGTDVVTLGSTGNTLLASALETITGGAGSDLVYVAGTAGSTMQVSAVEILVGSSGADVVTLGGTTGNSIVVRGLETLTGNTGVDLVTLADTGNTLLIASLETLAGGVATDVITLGTSGNTLLVSALETLTGNTATDVVTLGASGNTVLVASLETLTGGAGTDVISLGSTVGSTLLVSAVETLAGNTGTDVVTLGSAGNTLLASALETITGGAGTDLVFLGSAGNTLLAAAVEVLVGGTGTDVVTLNNLTNNTVTVRGLETLFGNTGTDLVTLADTGNTLLVASLETLTGGAGTDVISLGSTVGSTLLVSAVETLAGNTGTDVVTLGSAGNTLLASALETITGGAGTDLVFLGSAGNTLLASALEVLVGGAGADVLTLGNASGNTIIVRGLETVTGNTGVDLVTLADTGNTLLIASLETLAGGVATDVITLGTSGNTLLVSALETLTGGTATDVVTLGASGNTVRVAELETLTGGAGTDVISLGSTVGSTLLVSAVETLAGNTGTDVVTLGSAGNTLLASALETITGGAGTDLVFLGNAGNTLVATAVEILVGGAGTDAVTLGTLGNTLIVRGIESLTGGVGTDVVTLADTGNTVLVTALETLAGGVATDVISLGSTVGSTLLVSAVETLAGNTGTDVVTLGSAGNTLLASALETITGGAGSDIVFLGSAGNTLLASAVEVLVGGAGTEIITLGSAGNTIALRGIESLTGGAGTDVVLLGDTGNTLTVSGLESILGGTATDVVTLAGTSGTTLLVSALETLTGSSGADLVRLNLLGNTMTVAGIESLVGGAATDVILLGSAGSTVFASALETITGGAGLDIVTFGSAGNTVFASALETITGGAGTDLVFLGNTGNTLVVSGVELLIGGTGTDVVTIGSTSGSATLIMRGIETLVGNTGTDTIVLGDTRNDVLLSSVETVVGGTAIDNILLGSAGNTLTVSALETLLGGAGTDVVTIGSTGSTLTVSAVETLVGAAGTEVVFLGSGGNTLLANAIDILIGGTGNDLVTLNSTGSTIVTRGIETLIGGVAADTVILGNTSNSLVVSGIETLTGGLSTDIVTLGSAGNTLLVSVVETLVGGVGADVVTLGSVGQTVTVSALETLTGGIGTDIVFLGSGGNTLLANAVDILVGGSGTDVVTIGSAGATMALRGIETLIGNSGTEIVFLGDTTNTVAIAGVDILIGGTATDVVTLSGTAGNTLITRAIETLLGSTTTDIVQLGDTANTLTVSALETLTGGTNTDIVFLGSGGNTMLANAVEILVGGSGTDVVTLGSAGATIALRDIETLTGNVGTEIVFLGDIANTLLVNGIDILIGGAGTDIVTLGSAGGTLITRGVETLTGGTGTDIVRLGDTANTLTVSALETLTGGTNTDIVFLGSTGNTMLANAVEILVGGSGTDVVTLGSTGNTIALRGIETLVGTSSSDIVFLGDTGNTLTVSGVSIVIGGTATDVVTMGSAGTLITRGVETLAGSAGTDIVRLGDTANTLSVSGVESLVGGVSSDVVTVTGGSIRFVGGLGADTVTLQSGAGTDQIVYTTGGEGGAAGANTGFDTISNFQSGTDKVAITGALGSFLDQNASGALDGATRASGAVNMATDEVVALSTAVSSLTDTDLASFRTALGTLTNSSAGDSVLVLANDGTNTGLYLVVDSNGDGQVSATEARLLGRFNSALLGTGDISLG